The [Limnothrix rosea] IAM M-220 genome contains the following window.
CTCTCCCTTTCGCCGCGTCGTCATTCCAGACCATGCTTAAACCGAACTCAGGTTAATTAGACTTTTTTAATTAAACTTTGCAAGGCGCTGCCGTAGCCGCTGATGGATGAGGTTTAGTTGTGCTCGCACATTATTCGGGCAATGGGGTAAAGGGAGCTCGACATTCGGCCATGCACTTAAATCGGCGCAGGGACAACCGATCGTTAAACCTAAGTTATCTATGGGAATGGGCATGGAGCATCGGGAGCAGGCGAGTAATTCCCAGCGGTTGGAGAGTAGTTCTCCAATGGTTTGGGTACTGCCTTCGAGGTAACTATCGTGGTGATGGGGGGTCAGTACGTCTTGAAAATAGGCATCAAATTCCGGTGAGTAGCGATCGCCGACCACAATAGTGCGGGGCAAAATACGCCGATTGTCCCGGGGAGAAATGAGCGGCTTACCGACTTGAAACCAGTAAGCTAAATATTTTTTTAGTTGATCAACACTGGCCATAAACTCTAAAAATCCTAGCGATCGCCTGACTCTATACCTAGCTCTGAAAAAAATGCTGCGCTAGTGATCTCCATAGTATCGGGGAAAATTAAGACTCTGGACTGAAAGAGAGCTGTAACCCCTATAAATAGATTTTTCTTAAGATAGGGTTTAGATTTAGTCGGAAATTCCGGAGCTATATGAACTTTTGTGAAACACCCCACAGTGGTTACCACTGGGACTACCGAACAGCACGTTTTTTTGAAGGTTGGTACTTTCGAGTAAGCTTGCCGGAATTACAAGATAATTTCGCTTTTATGTATTCCATTGAAGACCCCATTGGCAATCAGCCCCATAGCGGGGGAGCAGTACAAATTTTGGGTTTACAGGATGAGTATTTGTGGCGCACATTTCCTAAAACAGAAAATTTCTGGGCCGATGGTGATCGCCTGAGCTTAGGTCATTGGCGTACCAGACCCGATAACCTGATGCCTAAATTACTAGCACCAAACGTATTTGCTGCCACAGTTGACGAAGGCTACCAGGCGACGACAACCCTAAACCAAGGCTGCATTAAAAATCCTGCCACCGGTGAAGTCTGTCGATGGCAATACGAAACCAAGCCGATTTATGGCTGGGGTATGCCCCCAACAGCCACAGCCACATGGCTTTCTTTTTTGCCGATTTACGATCCCGGTTGGCAAATTCTCCTAGCCCATGGACTCAGTACAGGCTGGATCGAATGGCAAGGTCAGCGGTATGAATTTACAGAGGCCCCAGCCTACAGCGAAAAAAATTGGGGAAAATCCTTTCCACAGCAATGGTTTTGGCTAAACTGTAATACCTTTGAGCAGGAACCTGATTTAGCACTGACCGCAGGAGGAGGAATCCGAGAAATTTTCACCCAAACAGAAGAAGTTGCCCTGATTGGCATTCATCATTGTGGTAAATTTTACGAGTTTGCTCCTTGGAATGCCCAAATATCCTGGGCGATCGCCCCTTGGGGAAAATGGCAAATGCAAGCCGTAAATCATCAGGGTTTTACCGTCGAATTAGCAGGCCATACCGACCTAGTCGGACAACCATTACGAGCACCCACCCATAAAGGACTACAATTTTGCTGTCGCGATACCCTACGCGGTGAGCTTTCCCTAACACTGCGATCGCCCCAAGAAACTCCTTTGATTCAATCAACCAGTACTTTAGGGGGGCTAGAAGTCGGCGGAAAACCTTGGTCAACCCCATGGCACAATCCCCCAAGGAGACAGATAAATACATTTTAAAACTAGAACTTACTGTTAAAATACCGAAGCTAAAAACTTTTTTTTCCTAATTATTTTTTTAGTCCAATCGCTTAGATTAATTACCCGATATTATTTTACTGTAAATACAAAATTAACTCGAATGCATAATATACACGACGTAAATATCAAACAATCAATAACATTAGAACTTTCAACTTTTGTATTCAGTTAGGTTTATCAAGTGTTCAAAAAGATTAGTCGAGCCCTATCATCGCCATCATACCAGCTCATTCTTCAAACCGCTCTTAAAAACTGGTTTTTAATCGCACTAAACCTTGTGACCAACTTGTTGAGTATCTTTTTTGAAGGAAGTACCTTAGGGATTATTTATGTTGCAATCTCTTTGATTTCAGAAGGATCAGAAAACCTTGATAAAATACCTTTTGCTACTAAAATTGTTGCAGCTTTAAATATTAGTGATCAACTTCTTTTTATTGGCATGTTAGCAATCGCCGTGGTGATGCAAACCTTACTTGCCATTAGTAAATATTTTAATAATCTTTCCGTTGCCTTCCTTGGCGCAAAGGTTCAGCCACAAGTCATTGGCCGCGTGTTTCGACAAATCATGTCTTTGAGCTTTGGATTTGCCAGCCGCTATAAAGTTGGTGACCTACTCTATTACGCTAATAATTCAGGCGGAACAGTAAACAGACAGATTCAAATTGCTAATGATCTTTTGATCAGTATCTCTTTCACCTTAGTTTATACATTTGTCCTAGTCCGACTTTCTTCACTCCTTGCTCTTATTGCAGTCATCTTGGCTCTAAGTTTAATTGCTGTTCAACGTTATGTTTTACCAAGAATTAAACAGGCTTCTCGGCAGGTTGTTCAAGCTCGACTAAAACTGTCGGAACGTATGACTGAAAATATTCAAGCCCTTAGACTTGTCCATACTTTTGGGACGCAATCCTACGCGATCGCCCAAACAGAAGGGGCATTAATTGAAACGAAAAAAGCTCTATTTAGGCGCGGTATTTTCTTTAATCTCACTGACCCTTTTCTCGATGTTCTCCCCATTCTTGCCCTAGCAAGCTTAGCGGCGATCGCCTATTACATCAACCCAGATAACGAAACCGTTTTACCATTACTGCTAACTTTTTTAGTGGCATTACAAAGACTATCAATGCGTCTTCGAGGCATTTCCTCCGCTGCAACGCAAATGATTGATCTGAGTGGCGAAATGAAACGTCTGAACGAAATTCTTACGAATGAAGATAAAGAATTTGCATTAATTGGTAGTCAATCCCTTGGGGAAATTCGTACAGATTTAGAAATGCGTGACGTTTGTCTTGCCTATGATGAAGAATTAGTAATCGATCACCTTGACCTGATTATTCCTAATAATAAAGTGACAGCTTTAGTCGGTGAGTCTGGCGCAGGAAAATCGTCAATTGTTGATTTAATTGTTGGGTTATATCAACCAATTTCAGGAGATATTTTAGTCAATAATCAAAGTATTTATGAGATTAATCAGTCTGAATGGCGCAGTAAAATTGGTATTGTCAGCCAAGATACGGTTGTCTTTAATATGAGTATTCTTGATAACCTAAGATATGGTGCACCTGAGGCAACTTTAGAAGATGTTATTGAAGTAACAAAAGCTGCCCAAGCCCACAAGTTTATTACTGAGTTACCAATGGGCTATGACACCGTTGTTGGAGAGCGGGGCTATCGGTTATCTGGTGGTCAAAGACAGCGATTAGCCTTGGCGAGGGCTTTAGTAAAAGATCCTGAGATTTTGATTCTTGATGAGGCGACTAGTGCTTTAGATAGTCAATCTGAAAAGCTCATTCAGGAAGCATTGGAAAAGTTTCAAGAAAACCGGATGGTGATTGTGATTGCCCACCGTTTATCGACGATTGTTAATGCGGATCAAATTGTTGTGCTTGAACGGGGCAAAGTCATTGAACTTGGTAACCATGAGGCTTTGCTGGAGAAAAATGGTCATTATGCTAGGGCTTGGAATATCCAAACGGCAACTGTTTAGTCAAGTGGACATTCAAGGGGCTTGGCCTAATGGTGATCAATGTCCTTGGGGAGATTCTTTTGGTTTTGGTGGTAACGGTTTTGTTGCGTTTGCCAGACTGGGAAGTACGGTTTAAAAACTGGCACAGGGTTTTGTGAATTTTGGTTGATACTTTTCAAGATTAGAGGTGTTTAGGTAGTCATTGATTGGTTATCTATTTGTCACGCTGTGTGATGCTAGAAATTGAGAGAAGATATTGCCATGAGTCGTCCTTATAGCTATCAATATGTTGGTTTTGGGTTTGGATCGGGATTTCTTGCTTTAGTTGCTTTTTTTATTTTGCAGTGGCTACAAATTCCTGTGGGCAATTTAGTTGATTGGCTCATTGGGATTGCGAGTTTTTGGTGGTTATTGGCTGTGGTCACAATTCCGTGGAATATTTATTTTGAGGCGGTAGAAACTCAAGATGAGGCAAAGATTTCCCGTAAAAAAGGGATTCCTGTTGATCTGCCGCAACTCAATTATGTTGCGGAGGTGGCGCGCTGGTCTCTGGTCGGGGCGATCGCCCTACATATTTTGTCAGCCTTGGGATTGTATTGTTTAGCGGCTTGGGGCATCAGTGCGGTGGGGTATGTCAGTGCCTTTGCTGTTTTGTTGCTGACTGTGTTGCGTCCGGCCATTCGCGGCTATCAGTTTTTGGCCTTTAAGTTGATTAATATTCGTCAGCAAATTCAGTATCCCCGTGAAGATATTGTCGAACTGCGTATGCGTGTTGATACCCTAGAGGCCACGACTA
Protein-coding sequences here:
- a CDS encoding tocopherol cyclase family protein; the protein is MNFCETPHSGYHWDYRTARFFEGWYFRVSLPELQDNFAFMYSIEDPIGNQPHSGGAVQILGLQDEYLWRTFPKTENFWADGDRLSLGHWRTRPDNLMPKLLAPNVFAATVDEGYQATTTLNQGCIKNPATGEVCRWQYETKPIYGWGMPPTATATWLSFLPIYDPGWQILLAHGLSTGWIEWQGQRYEFTEAPAYSEKNWGKSFPQQWFWLNCNTFEQEPDLALTAGGGIREIFTQTEEVALIGIHHCGKFYEFAPWNAQISWAIAPWGKWQMQAVNHQGFTVELAGHTDLVGQPLRAPTHKGLQFCCRDTLRGELSLTLRSPQETPLIQSTSTLGGLEVGGKPWSTPWHNPPRRQINTF
- a CDS encoding ABC transporter ATP-binding protein, producing MTNLLSIFFEGSTLGIIYVAISLISEGSENLDKIPFATKIVAALNISDQLLFIGMLAIAVVMQTLLAISKYFNNLSVAFLGAKVQPQVIGRVFRQIMSLSFGFASRYKVGDLLYYANNSGGTVNRQIQIANDLLISISFTLVYTFVLVRLSSLLALIAVILALSLIAVQRYVLPRIKQASRQVVQARLKLSERMTENIQALRLVHTFGTQSYAIAQTEGALIETKKALFRRGIFFNLTDPFLDVLPILALASLAAIAYYINPDNETVLPLLLTFLVALQRLSMRLRGISSAATQMIDLSGEMKRLNEILTNEDKEFALIGSQSLGEIRTDLEMRDVCLAYDEELVIDHLDLIIPNNKVTALVGESGAGKSSIVDLIVGLYQPISGDILVNNQSIYEINQSEWRSKIGIVSQDTVVFNMSILDNLRYGAPEATLEDVIEVTKAAQAHKFITELPMGYDTVVGERGYRLSGGQRQRLALARALVKDPEILILDEATSALDSQSEKLIQEALEKFQENRMVIVIAHRLSTIVNADQIVVLERGKVIELGNHEALLEKNGHYARAWNIQTATV